Genomic DNA from Haloarcula marina:
AGAAAACGCGGTCGGCAGCGTCAGGTCGTGTTGTGCTCGACGAACGTCGGCCGCCAGTTCGAGAGGTCGCGGATGTCGCGACCGGCGACGCGCCAGTCGTCGTCGAGTGGAATCGGCGAGACGACCATCCGCGTGGGGGTCGCGAGCGGTCTGAGCGGGAGGCGTTGGTCGCTGTGGAAGCCGAACTTCGCGAGAGTCGACTGCGGAATCGACTCGCCGCGGACCGAGACCACCGCCGAATCGGCGTTGTCGGCGAGCACCCGTTCCAGCAGGGCCGGGAGCGCCCGGTCGCGTTCGTCGTCGCCGACCAGCGGCACCACGTCGGCGACTTTCGTGACGGTGTAGGAGTACGCGCTGTCCCACGAGTTCGTCTCTTGGGTCGCGGTGACGACCCCGGCGACGGGACGACCGCCCAGTCGAGCGGTGTAGGCCGTGTACTCCCAGCGCGGGTTGCTGAAGCGGTACTCGAAGAACTGCTCGTCTCGGAAGGCGTGTATCTCGTTTGGGGGACGGCGACGGTAGAGGTCGGCGAGGCGGCGCGAGGGAATATCGGCGTGACGGGTGACCGTCACCTCCGAGGGCACGTCGAGGCCGCGACGGCGAGTGCCGAGGTACCCCGTCGCCGCCGCTTTCCCGAGCGTGCGGGCGAGTCGGTTGTCGCGACCGGCGTAGGTCGCGGGGTCCTGAACCCGGTGGTAGGTGGTGTGTTCGCCCGCGATTTCGAAGCCCTGTTTCACCATCCCCCCGGTGGTCTTCATGTTCGGGACGTTGAACGTGAATTTGGGCGGGCCGTCGGCGTATCCCTCGAAGAGATGCTGGCTCATTCGGCTGAACAGCCCCTTCCGCCGGTGGTCGGCGTCGACCATGGTATCGCCCGACTGGAGGGCGACGTGATGGGTGTCACCGGCGCGCATCTGGAAGGCGAGGTTCGGGCGCGCGCCGACGATTTCGCCGTCGTACTCGGCGACGACGACGGGCGCTTCGTCGAGGTACGGATTGTCCGCGAACTTCCAGTCGAACCAGTCGTCGGGGAACCCGGGCCAGATGCGGTCGTGGAGCGCCATGAACCCCTCGCGGTCGCCCGGTTCGTACCACCGAATCGTGTAGCCGTCGGCGGCGGCCCGTGCGGTGGTCAGTGCTTTAGTCGTCATCGTCGAGGCTCAACCCCGGCACCAGTTTGTCGTCGTTCTGGTGGTAGCGTTGGTACACCTCACAGTGGGTCTCGTGGTCGAACTGGTCCCGGTCGTTGCAGAGGTCGGCCGTCATCGGCGAGACGAACGCCTGCTGTATCAGGCAATACGGCCGTTCGTGGTCGAACGAGTGGTCCTCGTTTTCGTCGCGATATTCGAGGTGTGGACAGACCATCGACGCAGATAGTTCTAGTCGATGGCTATCGTTATACTCCGTATTCTCCGGGTAGCCAGTTTCTAACGTCCCTAACTGGCTGATAGCCGTGTTGTAACGAAGTAGCAATCGGTGCGAGTGAAACCAGTGACATACGACGACTACCACCAACAAAAGAAGGTAATCCTCACGGTCGCGACGACCGGCGCAATCCACGGGAAAGACGCCAATCCGAACCTCCCGGAGCAACCCGAGGAAATCGCGCGGCAGGTGGCCGCGTGTGAGGAACTGGGAGCCTCCATCGCCCACGTCCACGGCCGAAACGAACACGGCGAAAACGACGCGGCGAAGCTACAGGAAGTCAACGACGCCATCAGAGCGCACTGCGACGACATCATCATCCAGAACACGACCGGCGGGCAAGCCCCCTACGAGAACCGCGTCGCCGGTATCCGGACCGACCCGCACCCGGAGATGGCGTCGCTCGACATGGGACCGTTCAAGCGGGACAAACACATCATCACGAACCACACTCGCAACAACATCGAACGGTTGGCCGTCGAGATGCAAGCGAAAGGCATCAAACCCGAGATGGAAGTGTTCAACTCCGGCCAACTCGCCGAAGTCCAACGGCTCATCGACGAGGGAATGATCGAGGAACCGCCCTACATCAACCTCATCTTCGGCGGGTCCTTTACCCCCGCTCGGCCCCGCAACCTCCTGAATATGGTCGACAACCTCCCCGACGGCGCGGAGTTCAACGTCCTCGCCGTCGGCCCGCACCAACTGCCGCTGACGACGATGGCGGTGTTCCTCGGCGGGCACATCCGCGTCGGCATGGAGGACAACCTCTACTACCGCCGCGGCGAGAAAGCACAGAGTAACCAGCAACTCGTGGCGCGTACCGTGGAGATACTCGACCGACTCGACCGCGAACTCGCCACCCCCGACGAAGCACGGGAGATGCTCGGCATGCCAAAGAAACGGGTCGAACAACCGGCCGACGGCGACTGACCCTTACTCGCCCCTCGCGAGGAACCGCCGGACGAGGAGCCAACAGACCGCGCACTGGTACGCCGCCCCGACCGCCAGTAGCGCCCAGACACCGCCGCTCCCGTCGACCCCCCGAACCAGCGCCGCGAGCGGCCAGTACGCCGGAAGGACGCCCGCGAGGTACTGTGCCGGGAGCGGTGCAACGGCGACGACGGCGACCGGCGCAATCACGGAGAGGCCGAAGAACTTGCTCACGGCGATGCCTTCCACCGTGTTGGCCGCGAGACTCGCGAGGACGAGTGCGGTAATCGCGCCGTACAGCGACGCGACGGCGGCGACGGCGACGAGGGTCGCCAGCGGGAGCGCGACCAGTCCCGACAGGGGGACCATCACGAGCGCCGCGAGGAAGCCCGCACCGAGCGTGACGACGCCCCGATAGACGAGATAACCGCGGGCGGTCAGCGGCGTGAGACGGAGCGCGGTAAGCGTCCCCTGTTCGCGGTCTTCGAGCGCGAAGAAACCGACGGCGAACCCGATGATGGTGGGACCGAACAGGACGAACAGCCC
This window encodes:
- a CDS encoding 3-keto-5-aminohexanoate cleavage protein, which produces MTYDDYHQQKKVILTVATTGAIHGKDANPNLPEQPEEIARQVAACEELGASIAHVHGRNEHGENDAAKLQEVNDAIRAHCDDIIIQNTTGGQAPYENRVAGIRTDPHPEMASLDMGPFKRDKHIITNHTRNNIERLAVEMQAKGIKPEMEVFNSGQLAEVQRLIDEGMIEEPPYINLIFGGSFTPARPRNLLNMVDNLPDGAEFNVLAVGPHQLPLTTMAVFLGGHIRVGMEDNLYYRRGEKAQSNQQLVARTVEILDRLDRELATPDEAREMLGMPKKRVEQPADGD
- a CDS encoding GNAT family N-acetyltransferase, translated to MTTKALTTARAAADGYTIRWYEPGDREGFMALHDRIWPGFPDDWFDWKFADNPYLDEAPVVVAEYDGEIVGARPNLAFQMRAGDTHHVALQSGDTMVDADHRRKGLFSRMSQHLFEGYADGPPKFTFNVPNMKTTGGMVKQGFEIAGEHTTYHRVQDPATYAGRDNRLARTLGKAAATGYLGTRRRGLDVPSEVTVTRHADIPSRRLADLYRRRPPNEIHAFRDEQFFEYRFSNPRWEYTAYTARLGGRPVAGVVTATQETNSWDSAYSYTVTKVADVVPLVGDDERDRALPALLERVLADNADSAVVSVRGESIPQSTLAKFGFHSDQRLPLRPLATPTRMVVSPIPLDDDWRVAGRDIRDLSNWRPTFVEHNTT